The Arachis ipaensis cultivar K30076 chromosome B03, Araip1.1, whole genome shotgun sequence region TGGTTTGGCTTACGTTTCTAAAGTTTCGTAAGACCTCTTTCTATAAGAGTGAATTCCTCCCGAGATGCAATATCAAGTTTAACCTGCAGACTATTCTGATAGCGTGCCTTCACAAATATAAAGAGGTTCCAACTGAAAATGTGCAGTAATTGGTAGCTAGAAGTCATCAACAATACTAACCAGAGGCACTTTCTAGATACTTCAGCAACATTTAAAGCTTCACGTGTCAACTTAAGAACATGCCCTATGGAAATTGTGGTAGCTAAGTAACTAATAAAGTACCATTCAGACACAATCATTTTCAGAACCATCCAGACCAAACAGAAATATAAATCAGGTATATGTGTTCTATTCTACCTACACATGAACATGCTAAGGTCAACACTTGGAATCTGGAAGGGGAATATaagatagaagaaaaaaaagaatacaAGATACAATAAGAAGGAATAATGTATGAAGCCATCCTGAATCAGATTGATAAAACAATCCTCAAAATAAATTCCAAGAAAGGTATCACAGGAGTTCATACAAAGTACTAAACAGAATAAAGGTTATAGGGAGTATCTTAGAGACACCAGATCATTcataaaataggaaaaaaaagagaaggaaaaaaaattatcttGCAACATTTCATACAAGGAAAGTAAGAAAGCGTGTTCTCAAATGGACATTTCATATAGATAGGCATCTATGCAAGTAAGAAAGTGTATTCCAACAACAAAATAAGAATTCATCACCTTGACATTTCACTACAGAAATTCAAAGAATTGCACCTCAATACGTACATAATAAAAAGGAGTGATTTTTTAGAAGAGTATAAATAAGCTAATCTTAAATGTGTGAGTAAATTAGAAATCTGTCTTGCTGATTTTAGAATATGTAAATTTACTAATATATCTTCTACATCAGCAAGTAAATTATAAAATGAACCATGTATCTTTACTAAAGCCTGATGCCAAGTGCATTCTATACCATACTCCACCTTTTCAATAGATTAACAAACGACACTGTGTAAAATAAAGTACCAAATGGACATGTAAATTAAAAAGTGTGCAATGCAAATAGAGCAATAACAGGTGCCAGTTGGCAAAGTAAAATCCATTCCTTAAAAAAAGCTATTGGGGTTAAAACCAATGCACAACCATTGTATATATCTTATTCCTAGGTCAGCTACCAGGCTGTCAGCAACTACATACAATCAAGAAGAGCTAGAATCCTACGTATTTATAATATTCAGTCACGTTCATTGCACTAACAAGATGCACTAACAATGTTCCAACTGAAACAAGAAACTATCACACTAATACAGTACTGCTAcaattaataatctgaaaaatccatcATCATGTTTCGGTGTACAAATCATGCTTATTGGAAGATTCTAGGAACATGCATATATTTATTTACTTACCCATTCAGTACCTCATTTCACAAAATAAAGGTCAGCAACTGGCCATATCACCATTGAGTTAAACAATTGTACCCAACTAGATGGCTAAACAAATCACAAAAAATCCAAACTTTACCTGCACCTCCTCCAGCATTTGTTGCAAAAGGAACAGGTTCGTGCTAGTGACGAACCCGAAGCCGAATTTCTTGCGGTACTTTGTTGCGAATTGAAGCAATCCCTGCAATGTTCAGAGTTTCAAATATGTTAGGCCTTTTTGAACGTGCCTTTTAGTTACAGACAATAAAACATCTGGCTTGAGTACGGCAGGTTGAAATATAGCCAAACAGCCTTTTTACGAGCAGACATATGACAACGTACCGTCCTAATATCTCCATGCGCAATAGTAACATCATCACCTATGTGCCTGTGTGCTGAGAATGTATTCAGCCAAGACTGAATTGGCAACATGTTGAACCACGGTTCTCTTGCGAATGATGTTGCGTGCTCTAGCGAAGAGAACGAGGAGGCTTCAATCATCACCTTGCAAAATAAGATTCTAGAGGCACAAAGAAAAAGGTCCATCTCTTCCAATTTCCCTGGTAACTTCGATCATGTCAGTCATAATACAACGTCAATTACAATCTAGTAACATGCTACCAAATTACATAACTTCAGGACAAAATATGATAATAAAATCACAATCTCCAGGTGGATTAATTGTAAATAATGAGCAGTATACATCAAGTGTTTCCATGGTCTAATATCTATTGTATGCTCGTTGCTAATTAATAATTATGCAAGTTTATAACCCTCAACAGTGCTATGCACAGAATAATATTGCACATGTCCTAAATTAGTATCTAAAGACATCTATACATAGGCAGCCTCTTCGCAATTATCGATGGCATCAGTGGTTGGTTCCTCTAAATCGTCGTCCCGTCTCAATGACAAACCTTCGACGTCAAACTCAGCCAAGCCAGGTAGAGTCGGTTGGGGAGAAAGTTCGAACTGACACTATCCTATGTCTTCACCCATTTCAAACATGTCCCTTGGGTTCACATGGATTACCACACTCCATTCTTTATCAGCATCATCCTCCACATAGTATACAAGGTGAGCCTCGGATGCAAGAATGTACGGTTCGTCATCTTCCTGATCACCGGTATGAATTGGATGAGAGAAGTTAACCACTGTGTGCCCCATAGAGTCTTGTTTTATGCCTCTGCCAGAGGTGGTGTTTGCTCAGATACATTTAAACAAGACGACTGTGAATTGACCGCTGTAATTTAACTCAATGATGTCCACTAGTTTTTCGTAATACGAGACGCCACCAACAGCAACATTACTGTCGCGCTTGCTTGCATAACTCCTAGTGTCAGAAGTGACATACACCCCACTATTTTGGGTTTTCAACCCTTCCTCTCTCGAGAGGGTTCTGAATTTAAATCCATTTACGTTGTAAGATGTATAGCGGCTAACTTGAACATTGGGCCCACATGCAAGCCACTGCAATTCGTTCGGGTGCATGGTGCTTCCCAATGGAACCTGGCAGTTGATAAATTACAAGTTTCATGATCTTGGGATACAAACAATATGACATCATTTGAATATGTAAATGTATAAATGATACCAGGATTCACCTTACGCCTGAACCAATCGGAAAGTTCTCTGTGCACAACACTGTTTTTGTGAGACTGGGACCTTGTCCTACTTCGTAACTTTCTTTTTATGATCACCCTAAACTCACTGGAAATGTCACAAAAATGTCATGTCAGGTTCTCCAACTATAGAAGTTCATACGAAGTCGATACTTTCAAATGCACTTACTCAAGATACTTTTCCACAGCCAGGCAATTGACCAATACGTGACGGTGAGCTTGGAATTTTTCAGTTGGTGTGAGGGTGTAAAAAGAAGCAGCCCTGACTGCCTTTCCAACCTCGAGGAACATGGTTGCACTCTCATCAGGCATGAGTTCACGCAGTCGATCGTCAACACGCAATGGTCGATTAATCCTACTCTCGACATTATCTAAGTACCTTGAACAGAATATGAGAATCTCCTCAGATAAGTATCCCTCTGCAATTGAGCCCTCTGGTTGTGATCTGTTACGCACGTACTGCTTGAGACGGCATAGGTACCTTTGGGAATATAACATGTGTCATAAGCACTGATTAAAAGCAAAATAGATAATTTTGTTTAATAATTACCGTTCAATTGGGTACATCCACCGATAATGCACTGGGCCACCGAGATGCACCTCCTCGACCAGATGCACTGTCAAGTGAACCATCACTgtgaagaaataaggagggaaaatcATCTCCATGCGACACAGAGTATGAACCACGTGATCCTGAAGGAGAGGAAGTTGTTGAGGGTCTATGAATTTACTGCATAATCGGCAAAAAAAGGATGACAAATCCGCCAGGACAGAAGACATTGGGGCAGGCAATGCATTCCTTAACGCGATTGGAAGTAGATATTCCATTAGAATGTGACAGTCGTGGCTTTTCATGCCCGACAACTTGCACTGTCGTAAGTCCACACAGCGGAAAATGTTGCTAGAGTATCCATCTGGAAAGACGACGTTCTTGATAGTCCTTAGAAAGAGCTCCTTCTGTGGATTGGTCATAGTAAAGATGGCGGATGGGTACTTTTTGTCTTCCCATGGCCACAAATCATGCTTGATTCCCATCGATTGGAGGTCTCTTCGAGCTTTAATGTAGTCTTTAGACTTACCTTTCTCGTTCATTATGGTGAAAACTATGTTGTCGCAcacattcttctctatgtgcatgacaTCAAGGTTGTGACGCAATCCATTGTTCTCCTAATATGGCAGCTCAAAGAATATACTCCTCTTCTTCCAAGGAGTCTCGTCTTGCACGGCAGTTTGCTGTCCACGTGTCCTTTTCCCCGTAACCGATTGCACCTTGCCAAGTTGGACATGCACACCCTCTAACTGCCGGATAATGTCTCCACCAGAGACTTTGATAGGTGGACCTCTATCCTCTATCTTTCCATCAAAGGAGTACCGGTTTTTTCTGTATTTGTGGTCATGATTCAGAAAGCGACGATGACCCATGAAACACCATTTCTGGCTGTGTGTGAGCCAGTTAGTTTCAGCATCCAAATTGCACGCAGGACAGGCTCTCCCACCGTACGTGTTCCACCCAGATAAGTTGCCCAGGCCTGGAAAATCACTGATTGTCCACATCAACGCAGCAAACATCTTGAAGGTTTTTTTTCTCGACTGCATCATAAGTTTCAACACCCTGCCATAATTGCTTCAACTCGGTGATCAACGGCTCTAGGTACACATCTATGTCATTTCCAGGCATTTTAGGACCAGCAATAATCATAGGGAGGATAAATGAAGTGGGTTTCATGCAAATCCAAGGCGGCATGTTATACGGGATAAGAACCACGGGCCAAATTGAGTACTTCGAGCTCATGTTCCCAAAAGGGTTAAAGCCATCGCTAGCTAATGCTAGGCAAACACTGCGCGGATCACGAGAGAAGTCAGTATATCGTATGTCAAATGACTTCCATGCCTCGGCGTCCCATTGGATGCCTATACATACCATCAGAGTTAGGACCTCTCTTATGCCACAACATGTCAACGGTTGTCTTACTAGACATATATAACCTTTGCAATCGTGGAATAAGGGGGAAGTAACGAAGAATCTTCACCGCCTGTGGTTTGCCATTCTTCTTAACAACCATCTTGATCCTCACCCTAGAGTTCTTCTTAGTCTTATGCTTCCATCTCGATCTCCTACACTGCTTGCATTTGGTCAGCTCTTGGTCGTTGCCCTGGTATAGCATGCAGTCATTTGGACATGCATCTATCTTCTTGTATGCGAGGCCTAGTTTTCTTATGAATTTCTTGGCATCGTGCACAGTGGATGGAATCCGGGCATGCTCAAAGGCGTCCGCGAGCAACTCCAAATTATTCCGAAGGCCTTATCTCTCACTCCGCACATGGACTTTATGTGATAGAGCCTCACAAAGAAAGACAACTTAGAGAACTTTGAAAATCCTGGGTATAACTCCTGCTCCCCGTCTTCGAGTAGGTCGTGAAAGTTGCGGGTCTCTCGACTAGGTTCATTGTATAGGTAAGGCAACTCATCCATAGCGCCGTCGTCATGTTCATTCTCTGAGTCTTCTTCGTGGCCGGGAAGCCCTGAGAAGTTGAATACCTCGTGGACCATATCAAGCATCGGGGCATTGAAATTTTGTTCAGATTGATCTTCTTGTCCATCACAAGAGCTCTCGACCCCACGTCTCTCACCGTGATGGATCCAAAATGTGTAACTAGATGGAAAAGGGTTTATCACCAAATGATCGAACGCATCCTCTCTATTTTGTAAGAGGTGGAACCCACACTTCAGACATGGACAACGTATCATCCCATCAGATGATGCATTGAAAAATGCAAAATCTAGGAATATGGTCAAACCGTTCCTATATTCTGCACCAACTCGCGACTTTGAAATCCAACTCTTATCAATATGTAGTTTAATGAAAAAATAGAACGACGACACATAGTAAAACAAAGTTAGACCACGagaaaaaagtaaataattaacaCTTGATATATAATGGGAGAATAACTCTTAAACCGAATAATAAAACACACATTTACTAGCATCCAGGATAATACACAGctaacagaaaaataaaagaaaatttcttACTCATTGAATAATTCTgcactttcaaaaaaaattactgGAAGAAAGAAACTCTGGGTCCAATGCCAAATATttgaaatggaaaataaaatttcttccttaaaaaagaaaaagaaaaagaggtatATTATATTAATCTGAGAAATAATAAAATGATAATTAATATAGTATTACAATATATCAGGGGGTGTTCAAGTTCAGTTGACCTTTTTATGTTTAATATTTAATTCTTAAAGAATCAGTTTGAAGTTCTTATATATTAAAATTGTGAAACTGAAATTATATGAAATATGACTGACCCATTAATTATATCAAATAAGAACACaagatatataataaaataaatgaagaCTTCATTTGAGTATGGAATAAATACGATTGACTCATTATTTTGTACATCTTGTGAGGTTGTAATTATCTTCAACTAACTTCTAAGCTATTAACTGTATATTATTCAAGAATTTTATAACCAAtaattgctttctttctttcattcgtTCAAGCATTTGCTGGTATAGTTCTTAAAAAATTCACATTAAAATTAGTTAGCAAAGCAGAACTATAAGCCATCTTTGTTAACGGGACAAGATTAACTATTTGGATTCAATGTACCTCCAGAACCAGATATTGAAGTATTTTAAATTCATCACTATTTTAAAGTTCGATAGACTTATAATGTATAAGCATTTCTTAAATAGTTTTAGATGCAGCCTGATGATGAAATATAAtgtataaaaagtaattaaatgttTCATCTTTTAACCCACCTGAATAGAACAAGTGTAAGCTAAAGGAAGCTTTGATTCTGGAGTAGGAGCTGTGAAGTTATGGGATAATATAGCTCCAAGGACTGTGATAAGTCTAAGTCAATGTTATCAAGCTGAAACAAGCAGAAACATGAAAATATTAATGTGTGAACAGTGATATGATGCATGTCACAGTCAACGCGCTAATCATTTATGCATAATTTTCAACCCCTTTGAATTGTAAGTACCTATGCTAAAGTCATATGGTCATCAAGCAATCACATAATAACTGTAGTATATATGAGAAGAATAATGAATTTATAGATTAAGAGGGAAGAAGATTGTGTAAGGAGCACATTTTGTAGCATAAGAAAAGGGACTagagaaaaattaaataatgcaTAGGAGGACaatcaataatatttaaaaaatgaaCTTTAGGGagaaaaagaacttaattaaGTTTAAAAGTTCCATCAGAATAATATATTATATGGAaaacaattatttttttagtgaGGAATATGATGCCTTGGTGTAACTGGTCAAGACAAAGACTAAAATAATCTTGGAAAAGAATCAAGAGAAAAAGATAAGCTGACAATTCAGTTATACTAAGAGAAGCCAAGTTGTGAGTTTTTTTACCCAATGAACAAGTGTAATAATCTTAATTTTTGCCTCTTATTTCCAATGGCATAGAAAAACACTGATATACAAAAGTTCTCTGAATATATATCACTTTCTATCGAACTTTAAAATAGTGATGAATTTAAATTCTAGTATAGAACATTTCAATCTTAGAAAAGAGAtattagaatggaatcaaatgcTTTAAACATAAAGAAAATTCAAACAAAGAACCTAAAATTCCATTCCTTTTTCAATAATCCtcacaaaaaatcaaacaaacccgTGCTTGTCcaagaaaatcaaaataattatctttaatttcttttataattGTTAATGTGAGTTGACGGTCAATAATAATTAACTCATGCATTATGCACTAAACCACAATCACAATAACAATACTAATACCAAtagtaataatttaattaatctaTACGGTGCTAAAAGAAGTTTTGTATAATTAATAACAGTAATTGCAATAGTAATGGTACAAAGTAAATATGAGAAAACGCTAACTTTAGTCTCTAAATTTTTCAATGTTTATCAAAACAGTTTTTAATTTTTGGAAATGACCAAATTAGTTCCTGAGTTTATAAATCTCAAATCTCCATTCATCTATAATTCAATTGATGTTAACGCAGAGTACTGACAATAGAACGCTAAAGTGTAGTATTAAGACTTCAGTATgattaaatatgtatttcaaaTTGGTTAATTGAATTTATTTTAGTCTCTACaccaatataaaattaattaaccaAAATGAGTTTAACTAAAATACCTATTTGATCATATTAACTAACATGGGTCTAATACTCTAATTAACCAATTTAAAAGGCTATTTGATTTCTTAGCCAAGTCATCTTACTGTTGGAGATGTCACGCTTACCAGTATTGGGTTAATTAATTATAGTTGAATTAAGAACGAACAAAGTGGAGATTACCAAAAATTAAATATATGTAATGTAGCATATGATGCCTTGATGTAACTGATCAAGACAAAGACTAAAATAATCTTGGAAAAGAATCAAGAGAAAAAGATAAGCTGACAATTCAGTTATACTAAGAGAAGCCAAGTTGTGAGCTTTTTTACCCAATGAACAAGTGTAATAATCTTAATCTTTACCTCTTATTTCCAATGGCATAGAAAAACACTGATATATAAAAGTTCTCTGAATATATATCACTTTCTATCAAACTTTAAAATAGTGATGAATTTAAAGCCTAGTATAGAACATCTCAATCTCAGAAACGATTAATAGGACAAGATTAATTATTTGGATTAATtatttggaacatgatgattGAGTTTAACTATATTCCAATTATTGAAGtataaatcaacaagaaaaagaagcaagaagCTCTAGTTCAACATTGATTATGCATCAACATTAAATCAAGTGCATAGAACAACATCAAAAGATAGAAGCCCCAAAATCATTGAAAGAAGATCACCTAGAAGCCATGCTCCTGAGGTACTTTCTTTCAAATTAATAACACTGTTTCCTTAGCAATATGTTATGTCTCGGAACTTGGAACCTTTGCAACACAAAATCATACACAATTTTGGTTATGcagttttattatattattagacTAAGTTTTATTAAATTGCCTTTTTAAGGAGAGTGGATAGAATAAGCTACCCTATTTACTGTTATAATAACCGGTTATTGATTCCATTTACGTGTAAACTGTGAAGGTTGATGGCATTATTGTATATGCAACAATTGTGATTGAAATTTGTTTACATATGTCGGAGACTCAATTGATTCCTTTGGTATTTTTTCATTGAATTATGTAATGTACaattttttgttatgatttttcTTTTGGTATTAAAGGAAAAGGCCAAGCAAAATACCTGAATTGGAATCTCAGGTTTCTCATCTGAGAGAGGATTTGAAGAAAGTGAGGGAGCAGCTAAGTTTATCTGAATCATGCAAGAAACAAGCTCAACAAGAAGCTGAGGAATCCAAGTAAAAACTCTTTGCGTTGTCTCTCAAACTTAATTTAGTATTCAAAACAGACAGGATTATGAATAAAGACTTGCCTGAATTGAATGGATGAAAAACAAGCCAGGAATAAGAGAACATACAGTTCATAGAGAGTTTGATAAAGCACCCAATATTCTTGCTTACTAAAAGTGGATTCTACTTAATTTAGTCAACCACACAGTCATGCAGGAAGTACATTAGTTTAAGCCAAATCGAAAGTGCAAAACTGGATTCCAATATGAAATTGCACTAAGTACAGACATATCAAGTCTCAGGGTTTAgaaattggaaaaaaaatcaaatatgcaTGTTACATTGGGGGAGAAAATAGGAACATATGAGGGAGAGGATCGTTCCTCACATGCTTTTGACAGCAAAAGTTCACATGGCACAGGGATGAAATTGTAGCAAAATTAATTTAACGACAACCATTCAAATTAAATTGGGGGAGGGGACAAGAACGAACCTGAGAGAGGGGATAGGGGGTGATCGGCGCAGAACAGGGCAAGGGCAACGGGGAAGGCTACCGACGACGACACCGGGACGGATGGTTGGGGCGACCGCCGACGACGTCACGGAGGTGCACAGAAGAAGGGGGAAGACTTGGACGACCCTTTAATGAAATGAGGGATGAGTCACGGACGGTGGTGGAAGGAGACCAGGGATTGACGCCTTTGCTTTGCTAGGGTTCATGCCAAAAGGAGGAAGGTTTCTCGGCGCTGAAATAGTTTGATTGGGGTACTTTAATGAAACACCCCCACCTACCCTGTTATTGGGTGCAGTTGGGACCAAAACC contains the following coding sequences:
- the LOC107630917 gene encoding uric acid degradation bifunctional protein TTL-like, encoding MDLFLCASRILFCKVMIEASSFSSLEHATSFAREPWFNMLPIQSWLNTFSAHRHIGDDVTIAHGDIRTGLLQFATKYRKKFGFGFVTSTNLFLLQQMLEEVQARYQNSLQVKLDIASREEFTLIERGLTKL
- the LOC107630916 gene encoding uncharacterized protein LOC107630916 — translated: MHIEKNVCDNIVFTIMNEKGKSKDYIKARRDLQSMGIKHDLWPWEDKKYPSAIFTMTNPQKELFLRTIKNVVFPDGYSSNIFRCVDLRQCKLSGMKSHDCHILMEYLLPIALRNALPAPMSSVLADLSSFFCRLCSKFIDPQQLPLLQDHVVHTLCRMEMIFPPYFFTVMVHLTVHLVEEVHLGGPVHYRWMYPIERYLCRLKQYVRNRSQPEGSIAEGYLSEEILIFCSRYLDNVESRINRPLRVDDRLRELMPDESATMFLEVGKAVRAASFYTLTPTEKFQAHRHVLVNCLAVEKYLDEFRVIIKRKLRSRTRSQSHKNSVVHRELSDWFRRKVPLGSTMHPNELQWLACGPNVQVSRYTSYNVNGFKFRTLSREEGLKTQNSGVYVTSDTRSYASKRDSNVAVGGVSGIKQDSMGHTVVNFSHPIHTGDQEDDEPYILASEAHLVYYVEDDADKEWSVVIHVNPRDMFEMGEDIG